One region of Primulina tabacum isolate GXHZ01 chromosome 1, ASM2559414v2, whole genome shotgun sequence genomic DNA includes:
- the LOC142539943 gene encoding F-box protein SKIP14-like, with product MVLNQEDNTVLGVKFDSGCSKEECSDVVGKFSKSEKGHEDIVHVLPNDPFGMEFSKGLTDDANVMDFNFSLPMDPFGMNFGIETTVSTFHDWIEDFGLKTRPLEIKGEGNEDDDEKIGELNLVWASSLQFELEEGENENVDGNETDLGIHAMDESTFDKCHLMVGNAKELMCFGFEKYQKEHVKISCTEAEAGAPPDALFFALGYLGVWDLLSVERVCKSLRDAVQDDPLLWRKIQIDYPLSLKIFDDVLLRLTNRAQGSLHSLSLINCKEITNIGLKHILESNLRLTKLSVRGCTNLNVDLMLQDLRIFNSLGMPGIKHLRISDHSGIMNHHLKEFKLLLGVENEKMAGSYKPRLFREGERYLSLDDERAIDIELCPRCHQVRQVYDCPLKSCQAKIDSTQACKACIACVDRCIKCGCCLDNTDYEETFYLDLICLDCLTQLLDCQGRMRLLPTHTYFDRKTGYHIVFCG from the exons ATGGTGTTGAATCAAGAAGACAATACAGTTCTTGGCGTGAAGTTTGATAGTGGGTGTTCCAAGGAGGAATGTTCAGATGTGGTGGGAAAATTTTCTAAATCTGAGAAAGGTCATGAAGATATTGTTCATGTGTTGCCTAATGATCCCTTTGGTATGGAATTTAGCAAAGGCTTAACCGATGATGCCAACGTCATGGACTTTAATTTTAGTTTGCCTATGGATCCCTTTGGTATGAATTTTGGTATAGAGACCACAGTTTCCACTTTTCATGATTGGATAGAGGATTTTGGCTTAAAAACTCGTCCCCTTGAGATCAAAGGAGAGGGTaatgaggatgatgatgaaaaaATCGGGGAGCTTAATTTAGTGTGGGCAAGCTCTTTGCAATTTGAACTAGAGGAAGGAGAGAACGAGAATGTTGATGGGAATGAAACTGATTTGGGAATCCACGCCATGGATGAGTCAACATTTGATAAATGCCATCTGATGGTTGGCAATGCAAAGGAATTGATGTGTTTTGGTTTTGAAAAGTATCAGAAAGAGCATGTGAAAATTTCTTGTACTGAAGCTGAGGCAGGTGCTCCACCAGATGCTTTGTTCTTCGCCCTTGGTTATCTTGGTGTTTGGGACCTTCTCTCTGTTGAAAGGGTTTGCAAATCTTTGCGTGATGCAGTCCAGGATGACCCTCTTCTTTGGAGGAAAATTCAAATAGATTATCCATTGAGTCTTAAGATCTTCGACGATGTTCTTCTTCGATTAACAAATAGAGCACAAGGTTCTCTTCACAGCTTGAGCCTTATTAATTGCAAAGAGATAACAAATATTGGTCTTAAGCATATACTTGAAAGCAATTTGAGATTGACAAAG TTAAGTGTGCGTGGATGCACCAATCTCAATGTTGACTTAATGTTGCAAGATTTAAGGATCTTCAATTCACTTGGCATGCCGGGTATTAAGCATCTCAGAATCAGTGATCATTCTGGTATAATGAATCATCACTTAAAAGAATTCAAGCTTTTGTTAGGGGTGGAAAATGAAAAAATGGCCGGAAGCTATAAACCAAGATTATTCCGTGAAGGAGAGAGATATCTCTCATTAGATGATGAACGTGCAATTGACATAGAACTGTGCCCAAGATGCCATCAAGTGAGACAAGTCTATGATTGCCCGTTAAAGAGTTGCCAAGCTAAGATCGACTCCACGCAAGCTTGCAAAGCTTGCATAGCATGTGTTGATCGTTGTATTAAATGTGGATGCTGCTTGGATAATACAGATTATGAAGAGACATTTTACCTGGATTTAATTTGTTTGGACTGTTTGACCCAACTTTTAGATTGCCAGGGTAGAATGAGGTTATTGCCAACACACACTTACTTCGATCGAAAGACAGGTTACCATATTGTCTTCTGTGGCTGA
- the LOC142539811 gene encoding glucose-6-phosphate 1-dehydrogenase, cytoplasmic isoform, protein MAGEWHCEKRTLSKYESFPRENENVSETGCLSIIVLGASGDLAKKKTFPALFNLYRQGFLQSNEVHIFGYARTMISDGELRDRIQGYLPRGKERTEDVSNFLQLIKYVSGSYDAPEGFQALDRAISEHEISKNSTDGSSRRLFYFALPPSVYPPVCKMIKNYAMNKSDLGGWTRIVVEKPFGKDLASAEELSSQIGELFEEPQIYRIDHYLGKELVQNLLVLRFANRLLLPLWNRDNIANVQIVFREDFGTEGRGGYFDQYGIIRDIIQNHLLQVLCLVAMEKPISMKPEHIRDEKVKVLQSVVPIKDEEVVLGQYEGYKDDRTVPDNSNTPTFATVILHIHNERWEGVPFILKAGKALNSRKAEIRVQFKDVPGDIFKCQKQGRNEFVIRLQPSEAIYMKLTVKQPGLEMSTAQSELDLSYNQRYQGVVIPEAYERLILDTIKGDQQHFVRRDELKAAWEIFTPLLHRVDDGKIKSLPYKPGSRGPAEADELLEKAGYVQTHGYIWIPPTL, encoded by the exons ATGGCTGGTGAGTGGCACTGTGAAAAAAGAACTCTTTCTAAGTATGAATCTTTTCCGAGAGAGAACGAGAATGTGTCCGAGACTGGGTGTCTTTCAATCATTGTTCTGGGTGCCTCTGGTGATCTTGCTAAAAAAAAGACATTTCCTGCACTCTTTAACCTTTACCGGCAG GGATTTTTGCAATCGAATGAAGTTCACATTTTTGGCTATGCAAGGACCATGATCTCTGATGGAGAATTAAGAGATCGAATTCAAGG ATATCTTCCTAGAGGAAAAGAAAGAACAGAAGACGTTTCAAACTTTCTGCAGTTG ATTAAATACGTGAGTGGCTCTTATGATGCTCCAGAAGGCTTTCAAGCATTAGATAGAGCTATATCCGAGCACGAAATATCAAAAAACAGTACGGATGGATCATCTAGGAGGCTTTTCTATTTTGCACTTCCTCCATCTGTATATCCACCAGTCTGTAAAATGATCAAGAACTATGCCATGAATAAGT ctGATCTTGGTGGATGGACTCGCATAGTTGTTGAGAAGCCATTTGGAAAGGATTTGGCATCAGCCGAGGAACTGAGCTCCCAGATTGGAGAATTATTTGAGGAACCACAAATTTATCGTATTGATCATTATTTGGGAAAAGAACTGGTGCAAAATTTG CTGGTGCTTCGTTTTGCGAATCGTTTATTGTTACCTCTTTGGAATCGTGACAACATAGCTAATGTTCAG ATAGTGTTTAGAGAAGATTTCGGAACTGAGGGTCGTGGTGGATATTTTGATCAGTATGG CATTATCCGTGACATTATTCAGAACCACCTATTGCAG gtTCTTTGCCTTGTTGCCATGGAGAAACCTATTTCCATGAAGCCTGAGCATATACGAGATGAGAAAGTGAAG GTTCTTCAATCTGTTGTTCCGATCAAAGATGAAGAGGTGGTGCTTGGACAATATGAAGGCTATAAGGATGATCGAACAGTTCCGGACAACTCAAATACTCCTACTTTTGCTACAGTCATTCTACATATTCACAATGAAAGATGGGAAG GCGTTCCCTTTATACTAAAGGCTGGGAAAGCTTTAAATTCAAGAAAAGCGGAGATACGGGTTCAATTCAAGGACGTTCCAGGGGACATATTTAAGT gtcaaaagcaaggaaggaaTGAATTTGTAATTCGCCTACAACCTTCTGAGGCCATATACATGAAACTAACA GTGAAGCAGCCTGGGTTGGAAATGTCTACTGCTCAGAGCGAATTAGACTTGTCCTATAACCAGCGGTACCAAGGAGTTGTCATTCCCGAGGCTTATGAACGTCTGATACTTGACAC AATCAAAGGTGATCAACAGCATTTTGTCCGCAGAGACGAGCTGAAG GCTGCTTGGGAGATTTTTACGCCCCTTCTGCATCGAGTAGATGATGGAAAGATCAAGTCCCTTCCATACAAGCCCGGGAGCAGAGGCCCCGCAGAAGCAGACGAATTGCTAGAAAAGGCAGGGTACGTGCAAACACATGGTTATATATGGATTCCCCCAACCTTGTAA
- the LOC142540012 gene encoding carbamoyl phosphate synthase small chain, chloroplastic-like, translating into MAAIQFLLCYKPHLLHSPKVGTFTVSCHSVNLSNSRISPTGSGERPWKVADARLVLEDGSIWPAKSFGASGTQVGEVVFNTSLTGYQEILTDPSYAGQFVLMTNPHIGNTGVNFDDEESRKCFLGGLIIRSLSISTSNWRCTEALEDYFASRNIMGIYDVDTRAITRRLRQDGSLIGVLSTEKSYTDEELLEMSRTWDIVGMDLISGVSCKEPYEWVDKTDLEWDFNQKNQETFQVVAYDFGIKHNILRRLASYGCQITVVPSAWPASETLKMKPDGVLFSNGPGDPSAVPYAVETVKEIIGKVPVFGICMGHQLLGQALGGKTFKMKFGHHGGNHPVRNLRNGRVEISAQNHNYAVDPESLPEGVVVTHVNLNDGSCAGLAFSQQKLMSLQYHPEASPGPHDSDLVFGEFIYLMKQEKPSV; encoded by the exons ATGGCGGCTATTCAGTTTCTGTTGTGCTATAAACCTCATCTCCTGCATTCGCCAAAAGTTGGAACCTTTACTGTCAGTTGCCACTCCGTTAATTTATCTAACTCCAGAATTTCACCTACTG GATCTGGGGAGAGGCCGTGGAAGGTGGCAGATGCAAGGCTGGTGCTGGAGGATGGTTCGATATGGCCGGCGAAGTCGTTTGGTGCTTCTGGAACCCAAGTTGGTGAAGTCGTCTTTAATACATCATTAACAGG GTATCAAGAAATCCTTACAGATCCCAGTTATGCTGGTCAATTTGTTCTGATGACTAATCCACATATTGGCAACACTGGTGTCAATTTTG ATGATGAAGAATCAAGAAAATGCTTTCTAGGAGGACTGATTATCAGAAGTTTGAGTATCAG CACCTCAAACTGGAGATGTACTGAGGCACTCGAAGATTATTTTGCATCCAGGAACATTATGGGAATAT ATGATGTTGACACTCGTGCAATTACCCGTAGATTGAGGCAAGATGGCAGCCTTATTGGTGTTTTGAGTACAGAGAAATCTTATACTGATGAAGAACTCCTGGAAATGTCTCGAACGTGGGATATAGTTG GCATGGATTTGATCAGCGGTGTCTCCTGTAAGGAGCCTTATGAATGGGTTGATAAAACAGATCTAGAGTGGGATTTCAACCAAAAGAATCAAGAAACTTTTCAA GTTGTTGCATATGATTTTGGCATCAAGCATAATATACTTAGGCGCCTAGCGTCCTATGGTTGTCAAATCACAGTGGTTCCTTCAGCATGGCCTGCATCTGAAACCCTGAAGATGAAACCAGATGGTGTCCTTTTTAGTAACGGTCCAGGAGACCCATCTGCAGTTCCTTATGCTGTTGAAACCGTCAAGGAAATAATTGGAAAAGTTCCTGTTTTTGGCATTTGCATGGGTCACCAGTTGCTTGGTCAAGCATTGGGGGGTAAAACCTTCAAGATGAAGTTTGGTCACCATGGAGGAAATCATCCTGTCCGGAATCTTCGAAATGGCCGTGTTGAGATTAGTGCCCAG AATCACAACTATGCCGTGGACCCTGAGTCACTTCCTGAGGGCGTGGTGGTAACTCATGTCAATCTTAATGATGGAAGCTGTGCTGGGCTCGCATTTTCTCAGCAAAAGCTTATGTCGCTTCAATACCACCCTGAAGCTTCTCCTGGGCCCCATGATTCAGATCTTG TATTTGGTGAATTCATATATCTTATGAAGCAAGAAAAGCCAAGTGTATAA
- the LOC142540583 gene encoding plant UBX domain-containing protein 1-like: protein MTVDSSPLSKRRRFLLFSSMESESAKARLALAKEKYGRDIRVFETSTASAIPANASNIEEAEDFYEFTPEDYYRILATKKEDKYLKTKKLRDAEEAARKSRITKAVIRIRFPDNHTLEITFHPSEIIQSLIDLLRKVLVDPQLPFYLYTTPPKKQITDMSQDFYSAGFVPGAVVYFACDALKGGDDISAPGPFLLEDIMSLLGLESISEQAESTQPTPKLVSTSLSVDSEPKPVDKKKIKPKWLKM, encoded by the exons ATGACAGTGGATTCCTCACCGCTTTCAAAACGCAgaagatttttacttttttcatCAATGGAATCTGAATCAGCTAAG GCTAGGCTTGCACTTGCAAAAGAAAAATATGGACGAGACATCCGTGTGTTTGAAACATCAACAGCTTCTGCGATCCCTGCAAATGCTTCCAACATTG AGGAGGCAGAGGACTTTTATGAGTTTACACCAGAGGACTACTACCGGATTTTGGCAACAAAGAAAGAAG ATAAATATTTGAAGACAAAAAAGTTACGCGATGCAGAAGAGGCTGCTCGTAAGTCAAGGATAACAAAG GCAGTAATAAGGATACGGTTTCCTGATAATCATACGTTGGAGATCACATTTCATCCATCTGAGATAATTCAAAGCTTAATTGATCTTCTTAGAAAAGTCCTCGTGGATCCCCAATTGCCATTTTATCTAT ATACAACACCTCCGAAAAAGCAAATAACAGACATGTCCCAGGATTTTTATTCTGCTGGTTTTGTACCTGGTGCAGTTGTGTATTTTGCGTGTGATGCATTAAAAG GTGGTGATGATATTTCAGCGCCCGGACCCTTCCTGCTAGAGGACATCATGTCCCTGCTAGGTTTGGAATCGATATCGGAGCAAGCAGAATCTACCCAGCCTACACCCAAACTCGTCTCCACGAGCCTATCAGTTGATTCAGAACCGAAACCGGTCGACAAAAAGAAGATCAAGCCAAAGTGGTTGAAAATGTGA